In one Plasmodium falciparum 3D7 genome assembly, chromosome: 14 genomic region, the following are encoded:
- a CDS encoding AP2 domain transcription factor AP2-O3, putative: protein MTQYFENFDEFLKEIDLENYASFVKENVSNEAKKYDENICAQDLRNLAKCLPRVSGVWYDLHKNSWEARWTDRGKSARKYYSVQKFGFHEARKLAIKTIQTKEINYLCNSINENYDRPLKWNLTSDFLEITRDPTINLKKKSRSKNCRIKAKKGTEKNTLLIKSTSNNNNNNNNMNGKCSDNENEYKNKNKNKNENENKNENKNKNENKNDIGYIYDNINSKKTKYERKCIHTTNSKKKNSNDVLKINYYEDFQNENISQENDEKKRSIGKKTCDNFSIKNIENIKYSYEENFEENNNREENLNLFTSIETEKNETNGSSYIFISDSVSYSNKKENDKSEYAHHMDIDSRSNRKNDTSERLNEKYINENNYSDEWNYMNDTHLNNIFNIKRMDNGNNVNEYKRDDDSNGSEDKLIQNIINKCDDNNDEDDASCGGNHNGNNNRNGDSEDDDDVCIIKNVKDSHKNEQLYYNTEYNQGTKEFPREEIFNYMFNQQNVFSKEDFYNKQINLLKYYMKKDNDEIHENKMGTCNEFNSMRNFEMAQNWSSNEAHNCVLNDLTCNSHMHNEHMSDGYMNNDNMNNEYMYNSCEKKSSINNEYIRSYCKENNCKKDFYGKNTYRNSFCMNNKCMNDICLGENCENQFCMNKCCMNRCCMNKYCMNKYCMNKYCMDKYCTNKYCMNKYCMDKYCMDKYCTNKYCTNKYCMDKYCTNKYCMDYCCMNNVCMHNNCMLHNYVRNNCSCIKNTMNDMNGSSYQIFDENKMVSFYEDLKNIGLNKLNGNNSSLLNDTICKVSDSSNSNNYYNNSNFCTSYKNDSYSFSNIFKIIQKNTDDFLREKKDRNMLTEHNARNNILRLLTSQINRKDYSPNGEMEDGHEEHKTEEAKEDMEDSKCREVTGRYYKYNELEGGGKEEEDGKRGQSEVKEEEKNKKEQKEKKNNICDESEYGQEDYNCGKLEREEKKGEDKIDESKCEEYKYEKLERRRECKDETEKSNEKNILNEENILNENEKSNEKEKSNEKEKSNEKNILNEENILNEENKSNEENKSNEENKSNEKNVSNEESDEHNPIKQPFIIHNSLDSLNSPDNLLIYKNAIVLLLNDIKLKCLPQLGKQFSDVGRIIDNYLIYVNSVLNENFLCTFVNLFDMCVTNNTLPSQMDTKIQHIFCNALIAFHVVFLNLLHNNNNHLLDN, encoded by the coding sequence atgacacagtattttgaaaattttgatGAATTTCTTAAAGAAATAGATCTGGAAAATTATGCCTCGTTtgtaaaagaaaatgttTCAAATGAGGccaaaaaatatgatgagAATATTTGTGCTCAGGATTTGAGAAATTTAGCCAAATGTTTACCGAGGGTGTCGGGTGTTTGGTATGATTTGCATAAAAATAGTTGGGAAGCTAGATGGACTGATAGAGGGAAATCAGCAAGAAAATATTACTCTGTTCAGAAATTTGGATTTCATGAAGCAAGGAAGTTAGCCATAAAAACTATTCaaacaaaagaaattaattatttatgtaatagCATAAATGAGAATTATGATAGACCATTAAAATGGAATTTAACTAGTGATTTTTTAGAAATTACTCGTGATCCAACCATTaacttgaaaaaaaaatctagATCTAAAAATTGTCGAATCAAAGCCAAAAAGGGTACAGAAAAAAACACGCTCTTAATAAAATCAactagtaataataataataataataataatatgaatggtAAATGTAgtgataatgaaaatgaatataaaaataaaaataaaaataaaaatgaaaatgaaaacaaaaatgaaaataaaaacaaaaatgaaaataaaaacgaTATtggatatatttatgataatattaatagtaagAAAACGaaatatgaaagaaaatGTATCCATACAAcaaatagtaaaaaaaaaaactcaaATGATGTTCTTAAAATAAACTACTATGAGGATTTTCAAAACGAAAATATATCTCaggaaaatgatgaaaagaaaagaagtaTTGGAAAAAAGACTTGTGATAATTTTTCCATTAAAAACATAGAAAACATTAAATATTCGTACGAAGAAAattttgaagaaaataataatagggAAGAAAATTTGAATTTGTTTACTTCAATAGAAactgaaaaaaatgaaacaaatGGAAGCagctatatttttataagtgATTCAGTATCatatagtaataaaaaagagaatGACAAATCAGAATATGCTCATCACATGGATATAGATAGTAGGAGCAATAGAAAGAACGATACAAGTGAAAGATTAAatgagaaatatataaatgaaaataattatagtgATGAATGGAATTATATGAACGATACtcatttgaataatatatttaatattaaaagaatggATAACGGaaataatgtaaatgaatataaaagagATGATGATAGTAATGGTTCTGAAGATAaattaatacaaaatataataaacaaatgtgatgataataatgatgaagatgatgctAGTTGTGGTGGTAATcataatggtaataataatcgCAACGGTGATAGTGAAGACGATGATGATGtgtgtattattaaaaacGTCAAAGATTCTCACAAGAATGaacaattatattataatacagaATATAATCAAGGCACCAAGGAATTCCCACGGGAAGAAATTTTcaattatatgtttaatcAACAAAATGTCTTTTCTAAAGaagatttttataataaacaaataaatcttttaaaatattacatgAAAAAAGATAACGATGAGATtcatgaaaataaaatgggGACATGTAACGAATTTAATTCGATGAGAAATTTTGAAATGGCACAGAATTGGAGTTCAAATGAAGCCCACAACTGTGTGCTTAATGATTTGACATGTAATTCACATATGCATAACGAACATATGAGTGATGGTTATATGAATAAcgataatatgaacaatgaatatatgtataatagcTGTGAGAAGAAAAGtagtataaataatgaatatataagaagTTATTGTAAAGAGAATAATTGTAAGAAAGATTTTTATGGGAAGAATACTTATAGAAATAGTTTTTGTATGAACAATAAATGTATGAACGACATATGCCTGGGGGAAAATTGTGAGAATCAATTTTGTATGAACAAATGTTGTATGAACAGATGttgtatgaataaatattgtatgaataaatattgtatgaataaatattgtaTGGATAAATATTGTACGAATAAATAttgtatgaataaatattgtaTGGATAAATATTGTATGGATAAATATTGTACGAATAAATATTGTACGAATAAATATTGTATGGATAAATATTGTACGAATAAATATTGTATGGATTATTGTTGTATGAATAATGTTTGTATGCACAATAATTGCATGCTTCATAATTATGTTAGAAATAATTGTAGTTGTATAAAAAACACCATGAATGATATGAATGGTTCATCATATCAGATATTCGATGAGAACAAGATGGTTTCTTTTTATGAAGACTTGAAAAATATTGGCCTTAACAAATTAAATGGTAATAATTCTAGCCTATTAAATGATACTATTTGTAAGGTATCTGATagtagtaatagtaataactATTATAACAATAGCAATTTTTGTACatcttataaaaatgattctTATAGTTTTAGTAATATTTTCAagattattcaaaaaaacaCTGACGATTTTTtaagggaaaaaaaagataGGAACATGCTCACGGAACATAATGCTCGTAACAATATTTTGCGTCTGTTGACTAGTCAAATAAATAGAAAAGATTATTCGCCAAACGGAGAAATGGAAGATGGACATGAAGAACATAAAACTGAAGAAGCAAAAGAAGATATGGAAGATAGTAAATGTAGAGAAGTTACAGGAaggtattataaatataatgaattagAAGGAGGAGGAAAAGAGGAGGAAGATGGAAAGCGTGGACAATCTGAAGTTAAAgaagaggaaaaaaataaaaaagaacaaaaagaaaagaaaaataatatatgtgacGAATCAGAATATGGACAAGAAGATTATAATTGTGGAAAATTAGAAAGGGAAGAAAAAAAGGGAGAGGACAAAATTGATGAATCGAAATGTGAAGagtataaatatgaaaaattggAAAGAAGAAGGGAATGTAAAGATGAAACAGAAAaatcaaatgaaaaaaatatattaaatgaagaaaatatattaaatgaaaatgaaaaatcaaatgaaaaagaaaaatcaaatgaaaaagaaaaatcaaatgaaaaaaatatattaaatgaagaaaatatattaaatgaagagAACAAATCAAATGAAGAGAACAAATCAAATGAAGAGAACAAatcaaatgaaaagaatGTCTCAAATGAAGAATCAGATGAGCATAATCCAATAAAACAACCTTTCATAATACATAATTCACTAGATTCTTTAAATTCACCAGACAATTTGCTTATTTACAAGAATGCAATTGTTTTACTTTTAAACgacataaaattaaaatgctTACCACAATTAGGTAAACAATTTTCAGATGTAGGGAGAATAattgataattatttaatttatgtgAATTCTGTTCTTAATGAAAACTTTTTATGCACATTTGTAAATTTATTTGACATGTGTGTAACAAACAATACTTTGCCTAGCCAAATGGACACAAAGATAcaacatattttttgtaatgcCTTAATAGCTTTCCATGTTGTATTTCTGAACCTTTTgcataacaataataatcatcTCCTTGATAATTAA
- a CDS encoding apicoplast ribosomal protein L15 precursor, putative, translating to MNYFLFFLFCSWILIKGYIINKNEVKYFNPLSNKNRIKEKYKHTYIPAKYQNKLYIFKEEEVEEKYNTIDTINSLLGKIKRQFNINFDLENERKKIEEEKKKKKKMERDNQSEHEKNELKNFFGTMLDGSFKIGRANTMFKELKEEKKLVDLKYKRLISKKLKLRREQLKKIEEEINNGTYKSPYNEEQREFLQNVIKEMEQAIEPINKEIEQIEKNRFLVFDEKNDLLVKLREQIEKKIDEVNMKYQEQAIKLGIKKIMDDYYEKTKTPLVWDLTQMDWPKAIYPLFNNMKLKADIYWESTVVGGNREKNEYFFSPFNLPSLGEKKKRRKGRGVGSKRGGSCGRGMKGQKSRSGGSIPIGFEGGQTPLYRKLPKFVAAPLGPGHRFNRYDYELISLNLINLAYSRSGGKKYLEVDWNVIDKMGLRIGKYKRKHPIKVVGCNLKKFKMKNGYDFEFFAKNVIVKAHAFTVKAAREIIKLGGKCLLLKKNTQDIVYQEYNPDDENLNRIPRRIVFSGKPSKYERKLYWLKKVKLEKEQEMQQGNEK from the coding sequence atgaattactttcttttttttttattttgttcttggATACTTATAAaaggatatattataaataaaaatgaagtaaAGTATTTCAACCCTCTTTCCAATAAAAATcgaataaaagaaaaatataaacacacTTATATTCCTGCAAAATACCAAAAcaagttatatatttttaaagaagaagaagtagaagaaaaatataatacgaTAGATACAATCAATAGCTTGttaggaaaaataaaaagacaatttaatattaattttgatTTGGAAAacgaaagaaaaaaaatagaggaagaaaagaaaaaaaaaaaaaaaatggaaaggGATAATCAAAGTgaacatgaaaaaaatgaattgaaGAATTTTTTTGGAACTATGTTAGATGGAAGTTTCAAAATAGGAAGAGCAAATACTATGtttaaagaattaaaagaagaaaaaaaactggttgatttaaaatataaaagattaataagtaagaaattaaaattaagaaGAGAACaacttaaaaaaatagaagaagaaataaacaATGGGACATATAAATCTCCATATAATGAAGAACAAAGAGAATTCTTACAAAATGTTATTAAAGAAATGGAACAAGCTATTGAAcctataaataaagaaatcgaacaaattgaaaaaaatagatTTTTAGTatttgatgaaaaaaatgatctCTTAGTTAAACTAAGAGaacaaatagaaaaaaaaatagatgaGGTTAATATGAAATATCAAGAACAAGCTATTAAATtaggtataaaaaaaattatggatgattattatgaaaaaacaaaaacaccATTAGTATGGGATTTAACACAAATGGATTGGCCTAAAGCTATTTATCccttatttaataatatgaaactAAAAGCTGATATATATTGGGAATCTACTGTTGTTGGAGGAAACCGAgagaaaaatgaatatttcttttcaCCATTCAATTTACCTTCCCttggagaaaaaaaaaaaagaagaaaaggaaGAGGTGTAGGAAGTAAAAGAGGTGGATCGTGTGGAAGAGGTATGAAAGGACAAAAAAGTAGAAGTGGTGGTTCCATACCTATAGGATTTGAAGGAGGACAAACTCcattatatagaaaattaCCAAAATTTGTTGCAGCACCTCTTGGACCTGGTCATCGATTTAATAGATATGATTATGAATTAATTtcattaaatttaattaacTTAGCTTATAGTAGAAGTGgaggaaaaaaatatcttGAAGTAGATTGGAATGTTATAGACAAAATGGGATTAAGAATTgggaaatataaaagaaaacatCCAATTAAAGTTGTTGGatgtaatttaaaaaaatttaaaatgaaaaatggtTATGATTTCGAATTTTTTGCTAAAAATGTAATCGTCAAAGCTCATGCATTTACTGTCAAGGCAGCTAGagaaattataaaacttGGGGGgaaatgtttattattaaaaaaaaacacacaaGATATTGTTTATCAGGAATATAACCctgatgatgaaaatttaaatagAATTCCAAGAAGAATTGTCTTCTCTGGAAAACCCTCAAAATATGAAAGGAAGTTATATTGGTTAAAAAAAGTGAAACTCGAAAAAGAACAGGAAATGCAACAgggaaatgaaaaataa
- a CDS encoding protein archease, putative, producing the protein MSNPFSKKEIISLPQRNRRKVNKSYISEDENEEEENKHIFNGDNNTSDRMDDHINDYVDEHINDHVDEHINDHVDDHINDYVDDHINKDIYNKFSNKTYEYKYLDHTADIILHSSGKNLRECFESICICMFDYMCNLNSVELKKRRKITVSGANIEDLLFNFLTEFHFLYGSEYFICKHIEIIYFNMNLFLIEAYGYGDIFNISIHESGTEIKAVTKHELKIISNQDACEMFVLVDI; encoded by the coding sequence atgagtAATCCTTTTtccaaaaaagaaataatatccTTGCCACAAAGAAATCGAAGAAAGGTTAACAAAAGTTATATAAGCGAAGATGAAAATGAAGAGGAGGagaataaacatatttttaatgggGATAATAATACAAGTGACCGTATGGATGACCATATAAATGATTATGTGgatgaacatataaatgatCATGTGgatgaacatataaatgatCATGTGGATGACCATATAAACGATTATGTGgatgatcatataaataaagatatatataacaaattttcaaataaaacttatgaatataaatatcttgATCATACAGcagatataatattacatagtTCTGGAAAAAATTTAAGAGAATGTTTCGAAtccatatgtatatgtatgtttgaTTATATGTGTAATTTAAATAGCGTTGAATTGAAAAAGAGAAGAAAAATTACAGTATCAGGTGCAAACATAGAAGAtttactttttaattttttaacagagtttcattttttatatggaagcgaatattttatttgtaaacatatagaaataatttattttaatatgaaCCTATTTTTAATTGAAGCTTATGGTTATGgtgatatttttaatatatccatACATGAAAGTGGTACGGAAATTAAAGCTGTAACTAAGCACGagttaaaaattatttcaaaTCAGGATGCTTGTGAAATGTTTGTTTTGGtagatatatga
- a CDS encoding CPW-WPC family protein → MFSPNFFFFCFVFSQIKSVISQKSTFCQKDYSKNCAEEWTKLSTSEECVSPLSYRGPCPRYLQAEHETKKKKLLERECNIFWPCLDNCEKDYSSQCPTNWVPEDEKYCRPLSIYEGTCLLPYDFSNMTNEQKEIWSNKCSSSWPCKEKCKKDYSKICPKGWIKESDGVCSAPKNYNGPCLSRASLITLDKDMKVAFEKLCKLNFPCLKECKMDDNDPCPKDWILKSDEFGTPQNCLPPDYYNGSCDEHTKFIGLNSTLKESLAYECDIKWPCEIDTTKLINYEEYCPEYWTQSEKYCIAPQSYMGPCSKKKSFQSFKKEIKKAYAEECDIEWPLYKNSREEYLPKISTLRKGKYSYGSVEPITGNIISTMK, encoded by the exons ATGTTTTCtcctaattttttttttttttgttttgttttctCACAAATTAAAAGCG TTATATCTCAAAAATCTACGTTTTGTCAAAAAGATTACTc TAAAAATTGTGCAGAAG aaTGGACCAAATTAAGTACTTCTGAAGAATGTGTGTCCCCTTTATCATATAGGGGACCATGTCCTAGATATTTACAAGCAGAGCATGAaaccaaaaagaaaaaattactAGAAAGAGAATGTAACATTTTTTg gCCTTGCTTAGATAATTGTGAAAAAGATTATTCTTCTCAGTGCCCTACAAATTGGGTACCAgaagatgaaaaatattgTCGCCCATTGTCCATTTATGaag GCACTTGCTTATTACCTTATGATTTTTCAAATATGACTAATGAGCAAAAAGAAATATGGAGTAACAAATGTTCATCTTCATGGCCATGcaaa gaaaaatgtaaaaaagaTTATTCCAAAATTTGCCCAAAG gGATGGATTAAAGAGA GTGATGGTGTGTGCTCGGCtccaaaaaattataatggcCCTTGTTTGTCTAGGGCATCTCTCATTACTCTTGATAAAGATATGaaa gtggcttttgaaaaattatgtaaattAAATTTCCCATGTTTGAAAGAGTGTAAAATGGATGATAATGAc cCTTGTCCAAAAGATTGGATTTTGAAGTCAGACGAATTTGGAACTCCTCAGAATTGCTTGCCCCCAGATTATTATAATGGATCATGTGACGAACATACCAAATTTATTg gTTTAAATTCAACATTAAAAGAAAGTTTAGCATATGAATGTGATATAAAATGGCCATGTGAAATTG ACACTactaaattaattaattatgaaGAATATTGTCCAGAATATTGGACTCAAAGTGAAAAG TATTGTATTGCTCCTCAAAGTTATATGGGGCCATGTTCAAAAAAGAAATCATTTCAATcgtttaaaaaagaaattaaaaaagctTATGCAGAAGAATGCGACA TTGAATGGCCCCTCTACAAAAACAGTAGAGAAGAATATTTACCAAAAATATCGA CTTTAAGAAAAGGGAAATATAGTTATGGATCAGTTGAACCAATTACAggaaatattatttcaactatgaaataa